One genomic window of Ziziphus jujuba cultivar Dongzao chromosome 4, ASM3175591v1 includes the following:
- the LOC112493374 gene encoding disease resistance protein RGA2 gives MAEALLSAMLGELVSIITELGKQELRLVKDVEKSVSNLRKKLEDIQAVLEDAERKQLDDPSVRRWLGKLKDVSYAINDVLDDWSFEILKSQIPNHVEEEEGDHHQKADLISNKMMTKKKVCFPSPSCCFCLNQLKQVGVRREIAHRIKELNETLDEIAKEKNAYSLEKTNNASPKERRETTSFVYEPDIDGRDEDKSLVISKLLSHESSDKGPVIIPIVGMGGLGKTTLAQLVFNHEKIKTHFNERIWVCVSDPFDEVRIAKAIIESFTRSHTNLDTLEALSHRIRESIEGKNFLLVLDDVWSDDREKWEKLIKPLRCGAVESRVLVTTRKTEVANMMGVTSSQTIKPDLLSEDHCWKIIKRLAFDGRNDEELKQQLEGVGKEIAKNCKGLPLIAKTLGGLLFSKETLKEWEDVLSSKLWELQDEQSKTFAPFFLSYNDLSPRQKRCFSYCSVFPKDFKIKRSDLIEMWMSHGYLSGGPQDMEKEGEKCFRILTMRSFFQDFERDVDGSICSCKMHDILHDFSQFLTKNEFSAMKVDMEDTEPLSVEKVRHFTLQTPKLGGAKFPASTFDQNNLHTLFLNCSGSGLDDDDDDYDMLVFLRICRNQKHLRTLYLENCRITNIPEQLGQLIHLRYLNLSGNGSLEELPDEVCDLCNLQTLRIQDCEDLERLPKGMGKLVNLRHLYSFGCHNLKGLPKGIGRLTELRILDRMIIPENNEAYLSLGDLKKLNHLQSHQTVFVIDNCHNLISMGENKERVLVNWKYLPGLHLIFKQWDREICEDEFGMLETLQPYPGLKNLSITSYRGTNLCPEWMVSLVHLKSLSFCECLHVETLPPLGSLPSLEELRVSVCQKVRKIGVEFLGNIKHNSNNVSFPKLKLLGFWSMNNWEEWEDNIETTEHTDDAAGGAIIMPRLDSLEIDCCLTLKSLPEYLKLTPLKKLSIWSSNMLCQSLAQSEKEWLKISHIPNIEIDRSLATRRDGKWNYDELARLGVPRAFVHDGNEEDPS, from the coding sequence ATGGCCGAAGCTTTGCTTTCTGCGATGCTGGGGGAGCTGGTTTCCATCATTACTGAATTGGGAAAACAAGAGTTGAGACTGGTGAAGGACGTTGAAAAAAGTGTCTCAAATCTCCGAAAAAAGCTTGAAGACATACAAGCTGTGCTGGAGGATGCCGAAAGGAAACAACTGGATGATCCCAGTGTTAGACGTTGGTTGGGCAAGCTCAAGGATGTCTCCTATGCCATCAACGACGTGTTGGACGACTGGAGCTTTGAAATTCTCAAATCCCAAATTCCAAACCATGTTGAAGAGGAAGAAGGTGATCACCATCAAAAAGCTGATCTTATTTCAAACAAGATGATGACAAAGAAGAAGGTATGTTTTCCATCACCCTCTTGTTGCTTTTGTCTTAACCAACTTAAACAAGTTGGTGTTCGCCGCGAAATTGCTCACAGAATCAAAGAGCTTAATGAAACATTAGATGAGATTGCCAAAGAGAAAAATGCTTACTCtttggaaaaaacaaataatgctTCCCcaaaagagagaagagagactACCTCATTTGTTTATGAGCCTGATATCGATGGTCGGGACGAGGATAAGAGTCTTGTAATAAGTAAGTTGTTAAGCCATGAGAGTAGCGATAAAGGTCCTGTTATCATCCCTATTGTAGGGATGGGGGGACTTGGGAAAACCACTCTTGCCCAACTCGTATTCAATCATGAAAAGATCAAAACGCACTTCAATGAGAGAATTTGGGTGTGTGTCTCCGACCCTTTTGATGAGGTTAGAATTGCCAAAGCAATTATTGAATCGTTCACAAGGAGTCATACAAATCTAGATACACTGGAAGCTTTATCACATCGAATTCGTGAATCTATTGAGGGGAAAAATTTCCTTCTTGTCTTGGATGATGTATGGAGTGATGACCGCGAAAAATGGGAAAAGTTAATAAAACCGCTTAGATGTGGTGCTGTAGAAAGCAGAGTCTTGGTAACAACAAGAAAAACTGAAGTTGCTAATATGATGGGAGTAACCTCGTCCCAAACCATTAAACCGGATCTACTGTCTGAAGACCACTGCTGGAAAATAATTAAGCGACTTGCATTCGATGGAAGAAATGATGAAGAgttaaaacaacaattagagGGAGTTGGGAAGGAAATTGCAAAAAATTGCAAAGGCTTGCCTCTTATAGCAAAGACCTTGGGAGGTTTGCTATTTTCAAAGGAGACTTTAAAGGAGTGGGAGGATGTTCTATCTAGTAAACTCTGGGAATTGCAAGATGAACAAAGCAAAACTTTTGCTCCATTCTTCTTGAGTTACAATGACTTGTCTCCTAGACAAAAACGTTGTTTCTCATATTGTTCTGTATTTCCTAAAGATTTTAAGATTAAGAGAAGTGACTTGATTGAGATGTGGATGTCACATGGTTATTTAAGTGGTGGTCCTCAAGATATGGAGAAAGAAGGTGAAAAATGCTTTAGAATTCTAACCATGCGGTCTTTCTTTCAAGATTTTGAGAGAGATGTTGACGGAAGCATTTGTTCATGCAAAATGCACGACATATTGCATGACTTTTCCcaatttttgacaaaaaatgaaTTCTCTGCCATGAAAGTTGATATGGAAGATACAGAGCCTCTTAGCGTTGAAAAAGTGCGCCACTTCACATTGCAAACACCTAAACTGGGCGGGGCCAAATTTCCTGCTTCAACATTTGATCAAAATAATTTGCATACCCTGTTCCTAAATTGTTCAGGTTCTGgtttagatgatgatgatgatgattatgatatGCTGGTCTTTCTTCGGATATGCCGTAATCAAAAACATCTTCGAACACTATACTTGGAGAACTGCAGAATTACAAATATTCCAGAGCAACTTGGCCAGTTGATACATTTGAGATACCTCAACTTATCTGGTAACGGCAGTTTGGAAGAATTGCCTGATGAAGTATGTGATTTATGTAATTTACAGACTTTAAGAATTCAAGACTGTGAGGATCTTGAAAGACTACCGAAAGGGATGGGGAAACTAGTGAATTTGAGACACCTTTACTCTTTTGGTTGTCATAATTTGAAGGGGTTGCCAAAAGGTATTGGTAGATTAACTGAACTGCGGATACTCGACAGAATGATTATACCGGAGAACAATGAAGCATATTTGAGCCTAGGAGATTTGAAAAAGTTGAATCACCTTCAATCTCATCAAACAGTTTTTGTGATAGATAATTGTCATAATTTGATAAGTATGGGTGAGAATAAGGAAAGAGTGCTGGTGAATTGGAAATATCTTCCTGGTCTACATCTAATTTTTAAACAGTGGGATAGAGAAATTTGTGAAGATGAATTTGGGATGCTTGAAACCTTACAACCATATCCAGGCTTGAAAAATTTATCGATCACATCATATAGGGGTACCAATTTATGTCCCGAATGGATGGTGTCCTTGGTTCATTTGAAGAGTCTATCCTTTTGTGAGTGCCTGCATGTTGAGACATTGCCTCCTTTGGGAAGCCTACCTTCACTTGAAGAGCTTCGGGTTTCTGTGTGCCAGAAAGTGAGAAAGATAGGTGTTGAGTTTCTGGGAAATATTAAGCATAATAGTAATAATGTATCATTCCCAAAACTGAAACTCCTTGGCTTTTGGTCCATGAACAATTGGGAAGAATGGGAAGACAATATTGAAACAACAGAGCATACAGATGATGCAGCTGGTGGAGCAATTATTATGCCGCGTCTCGATTCCTTAGAAATAGATTGTTGTTTAACTCTTAAGTCACTACCAGAGTATCTGAAACTGACTCCATTGAAAAAGTTGTCAATCTGGAGCTCCAACATGCTATGCCAATCTCTGGCACAATCAGAAAAGGAGTGGCTCAAGATTTCTCACATCCCAAACATCGAAATTGATAGGAGCTTAGCGACCAGGAGAGATGGCAAATGGAATTACGATGAATTAGCAAGACTGGGTGTTCCCAGAGCATTTGTGCATGATGGAAATGAAGAAGATCCATCTTGA